A single region of the Vanacampus margaritifer isolate UIUO_Vmar chromosome 13, RoL_Vmar_1.0, whole genome shotgun sequence genome encodes:
- the guk1b gene encoding guanylate kinase 1b isoform X2: MSGPRPVVLSGPSGAGKSTLMKRLMKDHEGVFGFSVSHTTRNPRPGEENGKDYHFITREAMQEGIQRGDFIENAEFSGNMYGTSKAAIEDVQAQNLICILDVDIQGVRRIKETDLNPIYISIQAPSMEILEKRLRDRQTESEDSLQKRLEAARIDMELSKEPGVFDVVIINDDLERAYEELKEILNDEIQKVQETKS, translated from the exons ATGTCAGGACCGAGACCTGTGGTGCTAAGTGGCCCATCCGGAGCAGGCAAGAGCACGCTGATGAAGAGGCTGATGAAGGACCATGAAGGAGTTTTTGGATTCAGCGTGTCAC ACACAACAAGGAACCCTCGGCCTGGAGAGGAAAACGGCAAAG ATTATCACTTCATCACCCGAGAGGCCATGCAGGAGGGCATCCAACGGGGAGATTTTATTGAGAACGCCGAGTTCTCAGGCAACATGTATGGAACAAG TAAAGCTGCCATAGAAGACGTGCAGGCCCAAAACCTGATCTGCATCCTGGATGTGGACATCCAAGGTGTGAGGAGGATTAAAGAGACGGACCTCAACCCCATCTACATCTCCATCCAGGCTCCATCTATGGAGATTCTG GAAAAACGTCTGCGAGACCGACAGACTGAATCCGAGGACAGTTTACAGAAACGTCTGGAGGCAGCTCGCATAGACATGGAGCTCA GTAAGGAGCCAGGAGTGTTTGATGTTGTCATCATCAATGACGACTTAGAACGGGCTTATGAGGAGCTAAAGGAGATCCTCAACGAT GAAATCCAAAAGGTTCAGGAGACCAAATCGTAA
- the guk1b gene encoding guanylate kinase 1b isoform X1, translated as MSGPRPVVLSGPSGAGKSTLMKRLMKDHEGVFGFSVSHTTRNPRPGEENGKGLNSLPMLLGATLLPVADAFSSEDLDKSFSCPNESESTHEDYHFITREAMQEGIQRGDFIENAEFSGNMYGTSKAAIEDVQAQNLICILDVDIQGVRRIKETDLNPIYISIQAPSMEILEKRLRDRQTESEDSLQKRLEAARIDMELSKEPGVFDVVIINDDLERAYEELKEILNDEIQKVQETKS; from the exons ATGTCAGGACCGAGACCTGTGGTGCTAAGTGGCCCATCCGGAGCAGGCAAGAGCACGCTGATGAAGAGGCTGATGAAGGACCATGAAGGAGTTTTTGGATTCAGCGTGTCAC ACACAACAAGGAACCCTCGGCCTGGAGAGGAAAACGGCAAAG GCCTCAACTCGCTCCCCATGCTTCTGGGGGCTACTTTACTGCCCGTAGCAGACGCCTTTTCCTCAGAAGACTTAGACAAGTCATTTTCGTGTCCAAATGAATCTGAAAGCACACATGAAG ATTATCACTTCATCACCCGAGAGGCCATGCAGGAGGGCATCCAACGGGGAGATTTTATTGAGAACGCCGAGTTCTCAGGCAACATGTATGGAACAAG TAAAGCTGCCATAGAAGACGTGCAGGCCCAAAACCTGATCTGCATCCTGGATGTGGACATCCAAGGTGTGAGGAGGATTAAAGAGACGGACCTCAACCCCATCTACATCTCCATCCAGGCTCCATCTATGGAGATTCTG GAAAAACGTCTGCGAGACCGACAGACTGAATCCGAGGACAGTTTACAGAAACGTCTGGAGGCAGCTCGCATAGACATGGAGCTCA GTAAGGAGCCAGGAGTGTTTGATGTTGTCATCATCAATGACGACTTAGAACGGGCTTATGAGGAGCTAAAGGAGATCCTCAACGAT GAAATCCAAAAGGTTCAGGAGACCAAATCGTAA